One window of the Candoia aspera isolate rCanAsp1 chromosome 16, rCanAsp1.hap2, whole genome shotgun sequence genome contains the following:
- the CRB2 gene encoding protein crumbs homolog 2 — protein sequence MVVVPHWKTPSGLATSEPANFCSSAPCKNGGTCRDLEGGYECRCAQNPIAYTGRDCGSLAEPCRRNPCPPEWTCSGMPGFLNYACHCRSGLADLSCRTSGVECKDNPCPQPDFECIEIQDGYGCQCQSCPARSSVCSSQPCSSNGTCLENAGTYTCQCPPGHSGTRCEEEVDECASSPCQNGAICLDRVNEYSCFCVPGFQGYHCEIDINECASQPCQHNGTCLNQIDHYVCRCLSGYTGMNCEVEINECESGPCWHSGTCSDHIGFFTCSCLPGYAGAQCEVDVDECHSQPCLNGGMCHDLINSYQCDCHNTGFEGQHCELDILECASQPCQNGASCLEGAGFYSCSCWPGYTGTHCEDDTDECVTHPCLNGGQCLERSNQSYYGKHVDFPEHFSYQAAAGFICRCPPGFEGKTCSINTDECESQPCQNGGSCVDLANGYRCDCLPGYSGIECANDTDECEGHPCENGGDCEDGIADYTCHCILSPDGIAWGGKNCSVELTGCKGHNCQNGALCIPTFQSEAHGYLCQCPPGFYGPTCSTPTTFSFTAKAYLLINTSADSKTTSDHGARVALRFRTTLLDGLLFHRGHGNEHLLLELHTGLLRAVFLTQEANVSFTLEAPPVNDGHWHKVEVFLQESLELRLWHEACKAGVCLYGHPLGETTPISFLPSFLQIYIGGVEGELMNNHTRHFTGCLEDLQIDSKMILPQDVEGLQPPGFQLGCERTEWCRAQPCSHGGQCVDLWTDFRCNCSRPYEGHTCSYESPAATFGQDHSSSFATFAVHNSLGTSFNLSFFIRTLKPSGLIFQISNGSEVFLTVYLKDGKLQIEAPSAAPVGSSGNLANGTRHFVKLSFHEGLARASLLNREELLGDVTVTPPATNFEVHVGGLPHKGNLDTWGGPFKGCLQDVQLNHHQMQFFPHPDNNSIPQDVSVGQNQNVVPECVSDNACKSSPCLNGGLCAVTWNDFNCSCPPSFTGKCCEERVWCKSNPCPQPSTCVDVPSGYICLANATFHEHDAIEFTANTSIVRALHSLRLDFRTRDNDAVLIRAVEQVDSLLVAISNSSLLVEIRSGNGVEGANFLRQMPISDGSWHTLLLTMEEPLALSSRWHLHLDGSTNTTLRGNAGNLDFLKSNTFIVLAENFTGCLGRVEIGGLVLPLAGHPVYPQPEQFVQGTSRLVLLGCQGADVCSSNPCLHAGSCLDLFNAFSCACGPGWEGPLCETNTDDCKSSPCLHGACVDQVGDFQCACKRGFIGKRCHINADDCVRHQCQNGGSCVDEVYSYSCKCPPQYSGPLCEWPFPPEQCGMNFTCLNGGKCTSGPWGANCSCKPGYAGKKCQINISDCDPNPCKNGGTCQHSTNHFRCICSASYAGEYCDVNRGSLPGTVFPFPLVEVAVPVVCSCLFLLMILLVLMVLTARKRRQSEGTYSPSQQEVAGARLEMDSVLKVPPEERLI from the exons ATGGTGGTGGTACCTCACTGGAAAACACCTTCAG GGCTTGCCACTTCAGAACCAGCCAATTTTTGCTCCTCAGCCCCCTGTAAGAATGGAGGGACCTGCAGAGATCTGGAAGGCGGCTACGAGTGCCGGTGTGCCCAGAATCCCATAGCTTACACGGGGAGAGACTGTGGGTCGCTAGCTGAGCCGTGCCGCAGAAATCCATGCCCACCTGAATGGACTTGCAGTGGGATGCCTGGATTCCTGAATTACGCTTGCCACTGTAGATCAGGCTTGGCAGATCTCTCTTGCAGAACGTCCGGGGTTGAATGTAAGGACAACCCTTGTCCTCAGCCTGATTTCGAGTGCATCGAGATCCAAGACGGGTATGGCTGTCAGTGCCAGAGCTGTCCAGCAAGGTCTTCCGTTTGTTCTAGCCAACCGTGCTCCAGCAACGGCACCTGTCTTGAGAACGCTGGGACCTACACGTGCCAGTGCCCACCCGGTCACAGCGGCACTCGCTGTGAGGAGGAGGTGGACGAGTGTGCCTCCAGTCCCTGCCAGAATGGAGCCATCTGCCTTGACCGAGTCAACGAATACAGTTGCTTCTGTGTGCCCGGCTTTCAGGGCTACCACTGTGAAATTGACATCAACGAATGCGCCTCCCAGCCTTGTCAACACAACGGCACCTGCCTCAACCAGATAGACCATTACGTTTGCCGGTGTCTGTCCGGCTACACAG GCATGAACTGCGAGGTGGAGATCAACGAATGTGAGTCAGGCCCTTGCTGGCATAGTGGCACCTGCAGTGACCACATTGGGTTCTTCACCTGCTCCTGCCTGCCAGGCTACGCTGGAGCCCAGTGCGAAGTGGATGTTGATGAGTGCCACAGCCAGCCTTGCCTCAACGGAGGGATGTGCCATGACCTCATCAACAG CTACCAGTGTGACTGTCACAACACTGGCTTTGAAGGGCAGCATTGTGAGTTGGACATCCTGGAATGTGCTTCACAACCTTGCCAGAATGGAGCGTCCTGCTTGGAAGGAGCTGGATTTTACAGCTGTTCTTGCTGGCCAG GGTATACAGGGACGCACTGCGAAGACGACACCGACGAGTGTGTGACACATCCCTGTCTCAATGGTGGTCAGTGCCTTGAACGGTCCAATCAAAGCTACTATGGGAAGCACGTGGATTTTCCGGAGCACTTTAGCTACCAAGCAGCCGCTGGATTCATCTGCCGTTGCCCGCCCGGTTTTGAGG GAAAGACCTGCTCCATCAACACCGATGAATGTGAGTCTCAGCCGTGTCAGAATGGAGGAAGCTGCGTAGACTTGGCGAACGGCTATCGGTGTGACTGCTTGCCAGGATATTCAG GGATCGAGTGTGCCAACGACACTGATGAATGCGAAGGCCACCCCTGTGAAAACGGAGGCGACTGTGAAGACGGCATTGCGGACTATACCTGCCACTGCATCCTTAGCCCAGATGGCATAGCCTGGGGAGGGAAGAACTGCTCTGTGGAGCTCACGGGGTGCAAGGGCCACAACTGCCAAAATGGGGCTCTGTGCATCCCCACCTTCCAATCCGAGGCCCATGGCTATCTGTGCCAGTGCCCCCCTGGATTTTATGGCCCCACCTGCTCCACACCAACCACCTTCTCATTCACAGCTAAGGCCTATCTCTTGATCAACACATCTGCAGACAGTAAGACCACAAGTGATCATGGGGCCAGGGTGGCCCTCCGGTTCCGGACCACCCTTCTTGATGGCCTCCTTTTCCACCGAGGCCATGGAAACGAGCACCTGCTCCTGGAACTCCACACTGGCCTTCTACGGGCGGTGTTTTTGACACAGGAGGCCAATGTCTCTTTCACACTGGAGGCACCACCGGTAAATGATGGCCACTGGCACAAAGTGGAAGTCTTCTTGCAAGAGTCTCTTGAACTCAGGCTGTGGCACGAAGCGTGCAAAGCAGGTGTCTGCCTGTACGGTCATCCCCTGGGCGAGACAACCCCTATTTCCTTTTTGCCTTCGTTTCTGCAAATCTATATTGGAGGAGTTGAAGGGGAATTAATGAACAACCACACAAGACACTTCACCGGTTGCTTGGAAGACCTGCAGATTGACTCTAAGATGATCCTACCCCAGGACGTAGAGGGGCTGCAGCCGCCTGGGTTTCAGCTGGGCTGTGAGAGAACGGAGTGGTGCCGGGCTCAGCCTTGCTCACATGGTGGCCAATGCGTTGACCTCTGGACGGACTTCCGCTGTAACTGTTCTCGGCCCTACGAAGGTCACACTTGCTCCTACG aATCACCGGCCGCCACCTTTGGCCAAGACCATTCTTCTAGCTTTGCCACCTTTGCAGTCCACAACAGCCTGGGGACAAGCTTTAACCTCTCGTTCTTCATCCGGACCCTGAAGCCCAGCGGGCTAATATTCCAGATCAGCAACGGAAGCGAAGTTTTCCTCACGGTATACTTGAAGGATGGGAAGCTCCAAATTGAGGCACCATCTGCTGCTCCGGTTGGATCGTCTGGAAATCTCGCCAATGGCACAAGGCACTTTGTGAAGCTTTCCTTCCATGAAGGCCTCGCTCGTGCCAGCCTCTTAAACAGAGAGGAATTGCTGGGAGATGTGACAGTAACCCCCCCTGCCACTAATTTTGAGGTTCACGTGggtgggctcccacacaaaggcAACCTTGACACCTGGGGAGGTCCTTTTAAAGGCTGTCTTCAGGATGTCCAACTGAACCACCACCAGATGCAGTTTTTCCCTCATCCAGATAATAACAGCATTCCACAAGACGTGTCTGTGGGACAAAACCAGAACGTTGTTCCAGAATGCGTCTCAGATAACGCCTGCAAG tcaTCTCCATGCCTCAATGGTGGTCTCTGTGCTGTCACCTGGAATGACTTTAATTGCAGTTGCCCACCCAGCTTTACTGGAAAGTGCTGTGAGGAGAGAGTCTGGTGCAAAAGCAATCCGTGTCCACAACCTTCCACTTGCGTTGATGTCCCCTCTGGTTACATTT GTCTGGCCAACGCCACATTTCACGAGCACGATGCAATTGAATTCACAGCAAACACGTCCATCGTCAGAGCTCTTCACAGCCTCCGCCTGGACTTCAGAACGCGGGACAACGATGCTGTCTTGATACGAGCAGTAGAGCAAGTGGATTCTCTTCTGGTGGCTATTTCGAACTCCTCGCTGCTGGTCGAAATCCGGAGTGGCAATGGAGTTGAGGGAGCAAACTTCCTCAGGCAGATGCCCATCTCTGATGGCTCCTGGCACACCCTTTTATTGACCATGGAAGAGCCTTTGGCCCTTTCCTCACGGTGGCACCTCCATCTGGATGGATCCACCAATACAACTCTCCGGGGGAATGCTGGGAATCTGGATTTCTTAAAAAGCAACACATTTATTGTCCTGGCTGAAAACTTCACCGGCTGCCTTGGACGTGTAGAGATCGGGGGGCTGGTTTTGCCCCTGGCTGGTCACCCTGTCTACCCACAGCCAGAACAGTTTGTGCAGGGGACCAGCAGGCTGGTCCTGCTGGGCTGCCAGGGAGCAGACGTCTGTTCTTCTAACCCGTGTCTTCATGCAGGCTCCTGCCTGGATCTGTTCAATGCCttcagctgtgcctgcgggcccGGGTGGGAAGGGCCGCTGTGTGAGACCAACACGGACGACTGCAAATCCAGCCCGTGTCTTCACGGGGCGTGTGTGGACCAGGTGGGAGACTTCCAGTGTGCGTGTAAGAGGGGCTTCATTGGGAAGCGCTGCCACATCAACGCAGACGACTGTGTGAGGCACCAGTGCCAGAATGGAGGGAGCTGCGTGGATGAAGTCTATAGCTACTCCTGCAAATGCCCACCGCAATACTCTGGCCCCCTCTGCGA GTGGCCCTTCCCACCTGAACAATGTGGCATGAACTTCACATGTTTGAACGGTGGCAAATGTACGAGTGGCCCGTGGGGAGCCAACTGCAGCTGTAAACCAGGCTACGCAGGGAAGAA ATGCCAGATCAACATCAGTGACTGTGACCCCAACCCCTGCAAAAACGGGGGGACGTGCCAGCACTCCACGAATCACTTCCGGTGCATATGCAGTGCCAGCTATGCTGGGGAATACTGTGATGTCAAC AGGGGGAGCCTCCCAGGCACGGTGTTCCCATTTCCCTTAGTCGAAGTTGCAGTGCCAGTCGTCTGCAGCTGCTTGTTCCTTCTCATGATCCTCCTTGTCCTAATGGTCCTCACGGCCCGGAAGAGGCGCCAGTCCGAGGGCACCTAcagccccagccagcaggaaGTGGCTGGAGCCCGCCTGGAGATGGACAGTGTACTCAAAGTGCCACCGGAAGAGCGTTTAATATAG